CAGGAGATAAAAGCTCGGCACAAGAAAGGAAGGCATTTTGTGGGGGACTGGCATACTCACCCACAGCCGATACCTTCCCCTTCCGGTGAAGACATCAGGAGCATGGTTGATTGTTTTCGCAAGTCACGTCACGAACTGAAGACATTTCTTATGATTATTGTGGGAACTGAGGAACCGCCGGAAGGCCTATTGGTTTGCCTTGTAAATGAAAGAGGGGTGCTTAATCTTAGATGCGTACCACTCTGATCCTGTCAAGCTCATTACTCAAGGGATATGGATAATATAGTTTGGATACTGCAACATGATGTTTTATTTCGAGGTGGAATCATAATAAGCGCCGAATGCACTTTTGTGCGCCTTAGGTATCCCAGAGCGAGAGATTGATATAATGCTTTTCGGCAAGCTCCCAGACGATATCTTTCGGCCCCTAGCCGGTCCTAATCGCCACCTCTTCGAGAAGGTGCTCAAGCGTCTCCACACGCTCTTCTTTGATGACGACAACCCGGACTCCGACGCGCCGCGGCGCGAGATCGTTCAGCACGAGATCTATCAAGTGTTGGCAATCGAGGAAACTCTCGCCCTGAAAGACGAGGAGGCCGAGGCGGTCTACGACACGATTCCGCTGGCCGCCGATTACATTTATCGCCGCCTCGTTAACACCGGATGGCTGGAGCCCGAGGAGGACGGATACCACACCAACGTTGTTCCCAACCCGAACGCCAGGCTCTTATTGGAGGCTTTGCTCGGAATTGAGGCGCACGAAAAAAAGAACTACGGCCGAACAGTCATCTCGATCCTTGCCCACATTGAATCAGCGATCAACAACCCGAAGGAACGGGGCATCGTTTTTCTGGATGCCGTTTCACAAACTCGGGAGTTCTCCAACCATCTCAGGGGCATTTTGTACAGCCTGAAAGAGGTGCAGGATCTTCTGGCTAAGATCAATGACCCCAAGAAGGTGCTGGCCTCCTTCTTCGAAGAGTTCGTTGAGAATATCCTTATCGCAGACTACAAAACACTCAATTCAGCCGATAATCCATTCCGTTTTCGTGGACGGATTATCAGCTTGCTCCAGCAGGCCGAGCATATCGACAGCATTTTTCATCCCCTTGTGGAGGCGTATGCCTCTCACTTCAGTATTGGCGAAGATGATGCCGCTGCGCGTCTTCGGAGGGATATGGACTACATTTCCAGGGTTTTCCGGTCAGTAGACAGACGCCTGGAAAAAATCGATTCCTTCTGTTCCCGACTTCAAAACAGGATGGAGGAGACCGTTCGCTTTATCGATCGAACTATGCCTGGCATATCCAATCGGCTTGTCGATCTTCTCAGCAGTCTCGGTCCAGTTCTACAGGATGATGGTGATCTCCCGGACATCCCAGGCCCCCTTCTTAGCAATCAGACCAAGGTCCTAAGCCCCTTCAGCCTATACAGTCCCCGCGGTCGCAAAGAAAAACCGGCGGCGCAGGTTCTCAGGCCCAAATCAGTGAATCCAGAGGTGAAGCTGCGCAAGGAACTCATCCGCCGGTTTATGAAAAAAAGAGCTTTCGAACCACACCGGGTCGTGATGTATCTCGACCGACAGATGGGCGCGCGGACGGTGATGAGCGCCTCCGAATTCGAAATCCTAACAGTAGACGACCTGATTTCTTTTTTGCTCATCCGACATCTACCCAAAATGTATGGCCGTGGTCAGTTCAAGGCCAAAGCATACAGTGTCAGACGAAAGAAGGATTTAGTTCAGACGGACTGGATCTCTTGTCCCAACTTCATCGTCGAAAGGCGTAAAAATGCTTAAAGATCTGAAGAGGATCGTCGAGCAGAACGAGCTAATCGAAGCCGACCACCTGCGGCGCGCGGCGGCCGTCCTCCTAGAGAGGCAGTTCCTGTATTCCGATGCCGATAAGGATAGGAAAGTGTACTCCGCCCTAGTAAATTTCTCGGATTACTATCGCAGCCTATTCGATGCAATGAATCACGAGTATATCCATGACCGGGAAATTGGCATGGTCGGCATTCTGCCTCGGGGTCGTACCAATTCGCTGCGGCTTAAAAAGGAGGAAGCCCTCTTGCTCCTTACTCTGCGCCTCGTCTACGAGGATGCTTTGGAGAACTTCAGGATTAAAAACAACTGCGCATACACCAACTCGGAGAAGGTGCTGGCGAAGTACGAGGTCTCGACCGGCGTCGACAAGCGACCGCTGCTCACGGAGCTTCGCCGCATTCTCAACGACTTCAGGCGCATGGGGGTTATCGACGACATCGAAGAAAACGAGAGGGTGATCGATTTTCGTATCCGTCCAGCCATCCGGTACGTGCTCAACGAAAGTTGGTTTCGTACGCTGGAGGTTTATGCTGGAATCCAATCCGCCGGAAATCTGGACCCTGCTGAGGTTGATGAAATCGATGCTGAGGAAATCGAGGGGGCACAAGATGAAGCATCTCGTTAAGATCATTTTCGTCCAGTGGTATCTGTTTGATATCCAAGAAATTCCGATCGTCGGCACTACCGCCGTTCTCGGTGGCAATGGAGCAGGAAAATCCTCCATTCTGGACGGGGTACAGGTCGTCCTGGCCGGTGGCGACAAAAACAAGATTTATCTAAACAAGGGGAGCAACGAACGCTCAGCACGAACAATTCGCGAATACTGCCTCGGAATTGTCAGTGATCCCAATGCGCCGGTGAAACTCCCGTCCCGCGACAGGGCGAATACCTATATCGTCCTGTGCTTCTATGACGATCAGAAGGACGAACATATCTGCGCTGGGGTTGCTATATGGGCAACGGCGGCGGAGCCAAGAGAGGACATCCTCGGGTATTTCATTACAAAAGGTGCCCCCCTTTCAGTCGATGATTTCAACGAAGATACATCTGAAGGGGCAGCATCCCTTCCCTGGGCACGCGTCAAAGACCGCCTGACTCGTCGGTTCAGGTTGGGCGAATCACTTGAGCTTCCCAACAAGGGCCCAGGGGATTTCACCCGCAAGTTCTACACGCACATGAGCGCTGAGCCGGCCATGCCGATGAGCGCTCCCACTGTGGTCAAGTCTCTTTTGTCAGCCATCTCCTTCAAACCAATCAATGATCCGACGAAATTCGTCCGGGAGAACATGCTCGACAGCGATCACATCAATATCCGTGATCTCAGTGAATCGCTGAAATTTTGGCGCGGCCTGCGCGATAAGGCCGTGAAAACCAGTGAGCTAATTTCGGAGCTCTCTGATCTCGATCGAATCTGTCGCAACGTTGAGGGTTTGGATGGAGAGATTCTCCATCACGAGCACGCATCGTACGCTGCACGCATTGAAATGTGCTATGAGCTGGCCAGCCCCGTTCAGATGGAACTGGACGAGATTAACGACGATCTCGTGCGCCTTGACAAAGAAGCTAAGGAGTTGGAGGAGGAAAAAGAGACGGTTCAGAAAAAACTTTGGGAAAAACAACGTGACCTGGAAAAGGAGGATGTCACTCAGCGGATTCAGAAACTGGAGGATGAGAGGAATATTAAGGAGAAAAACCTACGTCAGACAAGGAGTTCTATCGACTCCAGGCGTATGGATTGTCTAAGCCTCAAAACCCTGAGCGATGGCGCATCCAACATTCCTGAGGAGCTTTCCAGTGCTGCCAAAGAGTTGCTCGCCGAGGCCGATATCGACGATTTGCTCGGGCAGGCATGGCCGCAGTCACCGACTCATTTCGACATGTTGGTTGAAAAGTTTACAAAAGCCTCCACCAACGCTTTGCCTTCGATTTCCGCTCAGTCCGCAAATCTCTGGCAGCAAATTGTGCCGTTGCAAGAGAATAAGAGGGAACTAGAGGCGCAAGCTGCCATGCTCGCCAGAAAGCAGGCTCCTATAGGAAAGGCGACCCGCGGCTTGATGGAACTACTCGCCAAGAATCAAATCGAGGCGACTCCCCTGTGCGATTTGATAGATGTCAGCGATGAGCGGTGGCGAGACACCATCGAAGCTGTCCTCGGTAATGCTAGGGAGGCGCTCATCGTTCCGCCGGAAAAGAACAAGGCTCGCGATGCTATCCGAATCTACCGCTATGAAGGGAAGGGGTTCCGTGGTTCGCTCGTCGTCAATACCACGAAAACTGCAGAGTGGGAGAACCTGTCGAAAAAAGACTCTTTGGCCGAGAAGGTAACTACGGATGATCCTCACGCCCGCGCCTTTATCAATTTGCGCCTCGGTAACATCATCTGTGTCGAGAAAGAATCAGATCTGCTACAGCACCGTCGAGCGGCCACGACCGATCTTATGCTCGCCTCGGGTGGCACCGTCACAATGATGTCGGAGGTGCCGTATTCCATTTTGGGAAGACAGAACCGAGAGGCGCTGCGCGTTCGCCTCTCGAAATTGATCGAAACCAAAGCAGTGGAGATTGAAAAGCTCACCGCGCATCAAAATCGCGTCGAAGACGCCGTCCAGATCATTAAGGGCTTCGTCGCCAAGTTCACCAATGCCGAATGTGTTACCGATCTTGCTTCCGAACGAAGATCCTTGGAGGATCGGATAGAGGAGTTAATTAGCGAAATCGAACTGCTGAATCAGAAGGAGAACACGAAACTTAAGCAGCTCATTACCGATTTGAAGGGCACTCTTGATGATGTGGTGAAAAGGTTGATGGAGGCCCGAAGTGAAGCGGAATCTAAAAGAGAATTCCGTGTCCACCTGAGCAACTTCATTGCTGAGCGAGAGAGAGAGGCCGAAGCCTTCGAGGCCTCCCTGGGGGAAATACGCGAAGATTCCCGTCTCGATCCGGCGCTCGCCTCGGAAACCTTGTACAGACTGCGCGTCCGCTTCGCCGAGAGCGAAAATGTTTATGAAGCTGTGATCAATCACATTCATGGGCACCTCGAAAGCCGGCGGAAAACTCGCGCCACCTCCAAGGAAAAGGTCATGGTGGGTCTTACGAATTTTCTCAGCAAAAACTTTGCACAGACATTTTTGCTGGGTGATGGCGCACTTGACTTCGAGACTTTTGAACAGCGGGCGAAGTTCATTGCTGAAGAGAAAACGCGCCTGGAGGAGACAACTCTCGCAGAATACGAGACAAGGGCGGAGAACGCTCTGAAGGAAGTAGAGGTCACCTTCCGTACCAAATTCATCAGTCGTCTCGTCGAACGCCTCGGGGCAGTGCGCGACAATATTGCCGGGCTGAACAAAATTCTCAAAAACCGCCCCTTCCACGGGGAAATCTACCAGTTTCGCTGTGTCGCCAATCCTGAATTGGACAAAGTCATTAAATTCGCAAAGGCGATTGAAGAAGACCGCTCCAGCCAATACATGGGCGGTCTTTTCGACCCGGCCAACGATCCCGATTCGCCGCACCGTGAAGCGATCGAGTTCATCAACTGGGCTTTTCAGGACGATGACGCCGCCAAACTCGTCTCCGACTACCGTAACTACTATGTCTTCGATGTGGAGATGTTCGACCGTGATGGGAATAAAGTAGCAAACCTCAAGCACCGCATAGCCAAAGGTTCCGGAGGAGAGAACATGGCGCCGTTCTATGTGGCCATCGGGTCCTCTCTTTCCGCCTCATATCGAATCACCAAAAGACTCAATGGCACAGTGGCGGGAGGGATGAATCTAGCTCCCTTTGATGAGGCATTTTCAAAACTTGATGCTGCCAACTGTTTTAACTGTCTGGAATTTCTTAAGGATACCGGTCTACAAGTGCTGTTGGCAGCGCCCGACGAAAAGTACCCGACACTGGCCGCACAGGTCGACACGGTCGTCTGGGTTTATCGCGACGGCGTTGACGTCGAGATTGAGACGGAATTCTTGTCAACGAAAGCGCATGACCTACTACGCTCCGATAATCCCTTTTTCATAAAAAAAGAAGATGATGGAACCGAGAAGGAATCGGATTCTATATCCATCGAGCGTTCCGTTGTCGGGGGCACCTGATGAACCCTGGTCATGATCTCCTTCGGAAGCTTTTCCAAATCTGGCAGCGAAATCCGGATGGAAAACAGAGAAAGACCCTTACGATCACAAAGGAGCGGGCTCCAGCATATTTTCAGACAATCGATCCCGATGCCAAAGATCAGTTACATGCTTGCTTGAAAAACGCCGCCGCCGAGGGATGCATCGAGCTGGTTTGGGGAAAGCATTTTGAAAGCCATCTTCTGCGCAAAATCATCCTCCTGGACGGAGAAACGCTAGGACGATTTTTGGGAGTGCCGCTCGCCCGCGAGATTGCCGCCGAAGCACAGGCGAAGTTGATGTTCCATGTCCCCCCTGAAGAGTCTTGGCTCTCGGATCTTGTTGCCCGGGTAGCAGAAAAATGGTCCCGTGGAGAGGCAGCTTACCGGATTTCCCCTGGAGAGGTCGGGGAAGTTAAGCTCCTGATCGACGCCTTGGGCGCGGTTAAAGAAGGCAAACAGAAAGGCCTCGATTTACGCACCTTCAGCGCCAGGGTACTGGGTGACTCGAAGGCGATGGAGAGAATGTACGACCGCTTCGCCCGCATCTGGAATGAACAGTTCGATACTGGCTTGGAGCCAAAGGAGCTTTTCGAAAGTCTGGGCCTAGTCAAATTCCCACAACCCCTGTTTTTCAAAGGGCCAGTGAGGATAAAAAGTGGGGGAGATTGGCTGAACATGGAGCCCCTAAAATGGGGATTCGGAATTCCTCCCGATGCGATTGAAGATATCGCGTTTGCGCTAATGCCCTCCTATATTCTGACGATCGAGAATCTCGCCTCCTTTAACCGGCATGTACGTGAGGTGGATGATGAAGGTCTAATCGTCTTTTCCGCCGGCTTTCTCAATCCGCATACAGCAGAGGTAATTCAGACCCTTGAACGCAAACTGGACTCTCATACTCCCTTTTTTCACTGGGGGGATATCGACGTCGGAGGTCTCCGCATCGCCAATCATCTGCAGGCGCAAATCCGAAGGGACCTTCGACTCCATCTGATGAGTCCCGAAATCCTTTCACGGCACGGAGAAATGGTCACTGGCAGCCTGCCGCGGTTCAGGGCAAAATCCATAAGCCCGCAGATTCAGGATTTGATGGACGCCTTGGTGAGTCATGACCCAGCTATTATTTTGGAGCAGGAAAGTATCGACCCGCAGCCTCCACAGATTCCCTGAAACCAAGCTTCTTTAGAAAATATCGTATGAGCGGGGATGTACGATCAATTCATGACTCTCCCCCCATCTCCAGTGGTTAGGATGACAAGATGACGTTTGAAGAAATGCGGGAAACTATTGGTGAAGAAAGGATTTCCGTTCTCTTAGGCAACGGATTCTCCCGAAGCTGGTGCGACGAGCCATTTCATTACGAAACCCTCTACTATGCAGCCAGATTCGGAGATCGCGAACGTGAAATACGCCAACTTTTCACAGTCCTGGAAACTCAGGATTTCGAGAAGGTGACGAGCCGTTTGCGAGCATCCAGAGATATTCTCCGATTGTATGCGGCGAACGAAGCTCTGGTGACACAACTTGAAGCTGATGCGCAACTGATTAAGGATGGCCTTCTGAGGGCTATAGCCGAAACCCATCCAAGTCGTCCAAATGAAATTTCCGATACCGAGTATCGGCACGTGAGATCTTTCTTGGCCAGATTTAAAAATATTTACACAGTAAATTATGATCTTTTGATGTACTGGGCGCGTAACCAGAATGATCTGCCGCCAGACGACTGGGATACGGATGATGGTTTTCGGGGTGACAGGCTTTGGGTGGGACCAGATACAGATCAAGAAATTTTCTTTCTCCACGGTGCACTACACCTATACGAAACTAGG
The DNA window shown above is from Geoalkalibacter ferrihydriticus DSM 17813 and carries:
- a CDS encoding Mov34/MPN/PAD-1 family protein produces the protein MILAYSTETGGPLVILNNEVVASLVRHRQLSAKDKEAGGQLFARFDGGNTIIVEATEPKLLDRRGRYGFLPNRLLQRQEIKARHKKGRHFVGDWHTHPQPIPSPSGEDIRSMVDCFRKSRHELKTFLMIIVGTEEPPEGLLVCLVNERGVLNLRCVPL
- a CDS encoding Wadjet anti-phage system protein JetA family protein is translated as MLFGKLPDDIFRPLAGPNRHLFEKVLKRLHTLFFDDDNPDSDAPRREIVQHEIYQVLAIEETLALKDEEAEAVYDTIPLAADYIYRRLVNTGWLEPEEDGYHTNVVPNPNARLLLEALLGIEAHEKKNYGRTVISILAHIESAINNPKERGIVFLDAVSQTREFSNHLRGILYSLKEVQDLLAKINDPKKVLASFFEEFVENILIADYKTLNSADNPFRFRGRIISLLQQAEHIDSIFHPLVEAYASHFSIGEDDAAARLRRDMDYISRVFRSVDRRLEKIDSFCSRLQNRMEETVRFIDRTMPGISNRLVDLLSSLGPVLQDDGDLPDIPGPLLSNQTKVLSPFSLYSPRGRKEKPAAQVLRPKSVNPEVKLRKELIRRFMKKRAFEPHRVVMYLDRQMGARTVMSASEFEILTVDDLISFLLIRHLPKMYGRGQFKAKAYSVRRKKDLVQTDWISCPNFIVERRKNA
- a CDS encoding DUF4194 domain-containing protein, whose product is MLKDLKRIVEQNELIEADHLRRAAAVLLERQFLYSDADKDRKVYSALVNFSDYYRSLFDAMNHEYIHDREIGMVGILPRGRTNSLRLKKEEALLLLTLRLVYEDALENFRIKNNCAYTNSEKVLAKYEVSTGVDKRPLLTELRRILNDFRRMGVIDDIEENERVIDFRIRPAIRYVLNESWFRTLEVYAGIQSAGNLDPAEVDEIDAEEIEGAQDEASR
- a CDS encoding SbcC/MukB-like Walker B domain-containing protein, producing the protein MKHLVKIIFVQWYLFDIQEIPIVGTTAVLGGNGAGKSSILDGVQVVLAGGDKNKIYLNKGSNERSARTIREYCLGIVSDPNAPVKLPSRDRANTYIVLCFYDDQKDEHICAGVAIWATAAEPREDILGYFITKGAPLSVDDFNEDTSEGAASLPWARVKDRLTRRFRLGESLELPNKGPGDFTRKFYTHMSAEPAMPMSAPTVVKSLLSAISFKPINDPTKFVRENMLDSDHINIRDLSESLKFWRGLRDKAVKTSELISELSDLDRICRNVEGLDGEILHHEHASYAARIEMCYELASPVQMELDEINDDLVRLDKEAKELEEEKETVQKKLWEKQRDLEKEDVTQRIQKLEDERNIKEKNLRQTRSSIDSRRMDCLSLKTLSDGASNIPEELSSAAKELLAEADIDDLLGQAWPQSPTHFDMLVEKFTKASTNALPSISAQSANLWQQIVPLQENKRELEAQAAMLARKQAPIGKATRGLMELLAKNQIEATPLCDLIDVSDERWRDTIEAVLGNAREALIVPPEKNKARDAIRIYRYEGKGFRGSLVVNTTKTAEWENLSKKDSLAEKVTTDDPHARAFINLRLGNIICVEKESDLLQHRRAATTDLMLASGGTVTMMSEVPYSILGRQNREALRVRLSKLIETKAVEIEKLTAHQNRVEDAVQIIKGFVAKFTNAECVTDLASERRSLEDRIEELISEIELLNQKENTKLKQLITDLKGTLDDVVKRLMEARSEAESKREFRVHLSNFIAEREREAEAFEASLGEIREDSRLDPALASETLYRLRVRFAESENVYEAVINHIHGHLESRRKTRATSKEKVMVGLTNFLSKNFAQTFLLGDGALDFETFEQRAKFIAEEKTRLEETTLAEYETRAENALKEVEVTFRTKFISRLVERLGAVRDNIAGLNKILKNRPFHGEIYQFRCVANPELDKVIKFAKAIEEDRSSQYMGGLFDPANDPDSPHREAIEFINWAFQDDDAAKLVSDYRNYYVFDVEMFDRDGNKVANLKHRIAKGSGGENMAPFYVAIGSSLSASYRITKRLNGTVAGGMNLAPFDEAFSKLDAANCFNCLEFLKDTGLQVLLAAPDEKYPTLAAQVDTVVWVYRDGVDVEIETEFLSTKAHDLLRSDNPFFIKKEDDGTEKESDSISIERSVVGGT
- a CDS encoding Wadjet anti-phage system protein JetD domain-containing protein, which codes for MNPGHDLLRKLFQIWQRNPDGKQRKTLTITKERAPAYFQTIDPDAKDQLHACLKNAAAEGCIELVWGKHFESHLLRKIILLDGETLGRFLGVPLAREIAAEAQAKLMFHVPPEESWLSDLVARVAEKWSRGEAAYRISPGEVGEVKLLIDALGAVKEGKQKGLDLRTFSARVLGDSKAMERMYDRFARIWNEQFDTGLEPKELFESLGLVKFPQPLFFKGPVRIKSGGDWLNMEPLKWGFGIPPDAIEDIAFALMPSYILTIENLASFNRHVREVDDEGLIVFSAGFLNPHTAEVIQTLERKLDSHTPFFHWGDIDVGGLRIANHLQAQIRRDLRLHLMSPEILSRHGEMVTGSLPRFRAKSISPQIQDLMDALVSHDPAIILEQESIDPQPPQIP
- a CDS encoding DUF4917 family protein, with amino-acid sequence MTFEEMRETIGEERISVLLGNGFSRSWCDEPFHYETLYYAARFGDREREIRQLFTVLETQDFEKVTSRLRASRDILRLYAANEALVTQLEADAQLIKDGLLRAIAETHPSRPNEISDTEYRHVRSFLARFKNIYTVNYDLLMYWARNQNDLPPDDWDTDDGFRGDRLWVGPDTDQEIFFLHGALHLYETRYGVRKHSFTKRGQAIIDTVQENLRQNVFPLFVSEPTSEAKLNRINKNPYLSYCLRQLAKESGYMFIFGHGFSDVDRHIFSAVDHSSVNHVFVAIFGDPNAEDNRRIRGNATAYLQTEFRRVSFVEATSVPIWRDV